In Streptantibioticus cattleyicolor NRRL 8057 = DSM 46488, a genomic segment contains:
- the gltX gene encoding glutamate--tRNA ligase, which produces MASASTVSPDAPVRVRFCPSPTGNPHVGLVRTALFNWAFARHHKGTLVFRIEDTDAARDSEESYLQLLDSLRWLGLDWDEGPETGGPHAPYRQSQRMDVYADVARRLREAGHAYECFCTTGELDERREAARAAGRPSGYDGHCRDLSAEQIDAYRREGREPIVRFRMPDEPITFTDLVRGELTFTPENVPDYGIVRANGAPLYTLVNPVDDALMEITHVLRGEDLLSSTPRQIALYRALAQIGVGNGTIPHFGHLPYVMGEGNKKLSKRDPQSSLNLYRERGFLPEGLLNYLALLGWSLAADRDIFTLDEMVAAFDITAVNANPARFDLKKAEAVNADHIRRLDLPAFIAACEPWLTAPFAPWAPEAFDRAAFDAIAPHAQTRLTVLSDITANVDFLFLDQPVEDEASWQKAMKEGSDALLRSVRANLADADWNAESLKAAVLAAGEEHGLKLGKAQAPLRVAVTGRTVGLPLFESLEVLGRDRTLQRVDAALAKLTS; this is translated from the coding sequence GTGGCTAGCGCATCAACCGTTTCCCCCGACGCCCCCGTACGCGTCCGGTTCTGTCCCTCGCCGACCGGCAACCCGCACGTGGGCCTGGTCCGCACCGCCCTGTTCAACTGGGCCTTCGCCCGCCACCACAAGGGCACCCTGGTCTTCCGCATCGAGGACACCGACGCGGCCCGCGACTCCGAGGAGTCCTACCTCCAGCTGCTGGACTCGCTGCGCTGGCTCGGCCTCGACTGGGACGAGGGCCCCGAGACCGGGGGGCCGCACGCGCCCTACCGGCAGTCGCAGCGGATGGACGTCTACGCCGACGTCGCCCGCAGGCTGCGCGAGGCCGGCCACGCCTACGAGTGCTTCTGCACCACCGGCGAACTCGACGAGCGCCGCGAGGCCGCCCGCGCCGCCGGCCGCCCCTCCGGCTACGACGGCCACTGCCGCGACCTGAGCGCCGAGCAGATCGACGCCTACCGCCGCGAGGGCCGCGAGCCCATCGTCCGCTTCCGGATGCCGGACGAGCCGATCACCTTCACCGACCTGGTGCGCGGCGAGCTGACCTTCACCCCGGAGAACGTGCCGGACTACGGCATCGTGCGGGCCAACGGCGCGCCGCTGTACACCCTGGTCAACCCGGTGGACGACGCGCTGATGGAGATCACCCACGTACTGCGCGGCGAGGACCTGCTCTCCTCCACCCCGCGGCAGATCGCCCTGTACCGGGCGCTCGCCCAGATCGGCGTCGGCAACGGCACGATCCCGCACTTCGGCCACCTGCCGTACGTGATGGGCGAGGGCAACAAGAAGCTCTCCAAGCGCGACCCGCAGTCCTCGCTCAACCTCTACCGCGAGCGCGGCTTCCTCCCCGAGGGCCTCCTCAACTACCTGGCGCTGCTGGGCTGGTCGCTCGCCGCCGACCGCGACATCTTCACCCTGGACGAGATGGTCGCCGCCTTCGACATCACGGCGGTCAACGCCAACCCGGCCCGCTTCGACCTGAAGAAGGCCGAGGCGGTCAACGCCGACCACATTCGCCGGCTCGACCTGCCCGCGTTCATCGCCGCCTGCGAGCCGTGGCTGACCGCGCCGTTCGCCCCGTGGGCCCCCGAGGCGTTCGACCGCGCCGCCTTCGACGCGATCGCCCCGCACGCGCAGACCCGGCTCACCGTCCTCTCCGACATCACCGCCAACGTCGACTTCCTCTTCCTCGACCAGCCCGTCGAGGACGAGGCGTCGTGGCAGAAGGCGATGAAGGAGGGCTCGGACGCCCTGCTCCGCTCGGTACGCGCCAACCTCGCCGACGCCGACTGGAACGCCGAATCCCTCAAGGCCGCCGTCCTCGCCGCCGGTGAGGAACACGGCCTCAAGCTCGGCAAGGCCCAGGCCCCCCTCCGCGTGGCCGTCACCGGCCGCACCGTCGGCCTGCCGCTCTTCGAATCCCTCGAAGTCCTCGGCCGCGACCGCACCCTCCAGCGCGTGGACGCTGCGCTGGCGAAGCTGACGTCGTAG
- a CDS encoding Uma2 family endonuclease, giving the protein MFPEEFEELARCAARIGAGLQLEFVRGRPHERPGRDGNHGMIMQWLTCVCVQTRPDLWLYCGRGLRAGTDRNDYARPDGVLLPSGGLAGEGEWGAPGKVLMAVEVTSRASDTLAGKTRAYAESGIPVLLVVDRDDGCVLVRSRPHSSGYQRTEAVAFGRAIVLPDPVGIALATGPLNDWAH; this is encoded by the coding sequence GTGTTCCCGGAGGAGTTCGAAGAACTGGCGCGTTGCGCCGCCCGCATCGGGGCGGGACTGCAACTGGAGTTCGTGCGTGGCCGCCCGCACGAGCGGCCGGGCCGCGACGGCAACCACGGCATGATCATGCAGTGGCTCACCTGCGTCTGCGTCCAGACGCGTCCTGACCTGTGGCTCTACTGCGGTCGGGGATTGAGGGCCGGGACCGACCGGAACGACTACGCCCGTCCGGACGGCGTCCTCCTCCCCTCGGGCGGTCTCGCGGGCGAGGGGGAGTGGGGCGCCCCCGGCAAGGTGCTGATGGCGGTCGAGGTGACCTCGCGCGCCTCCGACACCCTGGCCGGAAAGACGCGGGCGTACGCGGAGAGCGGGATCCCCGTCCTCCTGGTCGTCGACCGGGACGACGGATGCGTGCTCGTCCGCTCGCGCCCTCACAGCTCCGGTTACCAGCGCACGGAAGCGGTGGCGTTCGGCCGGGCAATCGTGTTGCCCGATCCCGTCGGCATCGCGCTCGCCACCGGGCCGCTCAACGACTGGGCGCACTGA
- a CDS encoding tryptorubin family RiPP precursor: protein MKLVGAIKRKLGVEKSLKSYAWYIWY from the coding sequence ATGAAGCTTGTCGGCGCGATCAAGCGGAAATTGGGCGTGGAGAAGAGCCTGAAGTCGTACGCCTGGTACATCTGGTACTGA
- a CDS encoding cytochrome P450 → MAVSATDRRGRVTVFTPRIDQLLRERRGSDLFRLDPGTIGIAGADLIDTLLASRPANENERPTFKPLQGRSISRTEAATVMQAVSHDVKAALKKPAPNNIDLSGEWPHVGHVYLRDMVFGADPYRLRVLVDRKLELTTKLTWSVIATGAARPLSPEPSLSRLGGLTTAAGTYNDRRHAMGLYRRAAAPVCFTVSTLVANALWLGAPFDDDTPNLHILLESMRLLPPSWNILRVASPEFPAIDARIGATDDILILPLLSHRDPAIWPDPDDFRPDRWADLDGDNQRGYLPFGHANERCWGRHMVMPLAEHLLDLLRTGGYTVDPAQRSATVPLAGLLGVTGVRVTRT, encoded by the coding sequence ATGGCTGTTTCCGCAACCGACCGGCGCGGCCGGGTCACCGTGTTCACCCCGAGGATCGACCAACTCCTGCGCGAACGCCGGGGGTCGGACCTCTTCCGGCTCGACCCGGGGACGATCGGGATCGCCGGGGCCGACCTCATCGACACCCTGCTGGCGAGCAGGCCCGCCAACGAGAACGAACGCCCCACGTTCAAACCCCTGCAAGGCCGCTCCATCAGCCGCACCGAGGCGGCCACCGTCATGCAGGCCGTCTCCCACGACGTCAAGGCCGCGCTGAAAAAACCCGCGCCGAATAACATCGACCTCTCCGGAGAATGGCCGCACGTCGGCCACGTATACCTCCGCGACATGGTTTTCGGCGCCGACCCCTACCGGCTCCGGGTACTCGTCGACCGCAAACTCGAATTGACCACCAAACTCACCTGGTCGGTCATCGCCACCGGCGCCGCCCGCCCGCTCAGCCCCGAACCGTCGCTCTCCCGCCTCGGCGGCCTCACCACCGCCGCCGGCACCTACAACGACCGCCGCCACGCGATGGGCCTGTACCGCCGCGCCGCCGCGCCGGTCTGCTTCACCGTCTCCACCCTCGTCGCCAACGCGCTCTGGCTCGGCGCCCCCTTCGACGACGACACCCCCAACCTGCACATCCTCCTGGAGTCCATGCGGCTCCTCCCGCCGTCCTGGAACATCCTGCGCGTCGCCTCCCCGGAGTTCCCCGCGATCGACGCCCGCATCGGCGCCACGGACGACATCCTGATCCTCCCGCTCCTCAGCCACCGCGACCCGGCCATCTGGCCCGACCCCGACGACTTCCGCCCCGACCGCTGGGCCGACCTCGACGGCGACAACCAACGCGGCTACCTCCCCTTCGGCCACGCCAACGAACGCTGCTGGGGCCGCCACATGGTCATGCCGCTCGCCGAACACCTCCTCGACCTCCTCCGCACCGGCGGCTACACGGTCGATCCCGCCCAGCGCTCCGCGACCGTTCCCCTCGCGGGGCTGCTCGGCGTCACCGGCGTCCGCGTCACCCGCACGTGA
- a CDS encoding DUF397 domain-containing protein, producing MSIQQHVGHPLTWFKSSYSGGSGGDCVEVAVNWTKSSYSGSDGGDCVEVATCPSAIHIRDSKDPDGGTLTVSPEAWASFVEFARGL from the coding sequence ATGAGCATCCAGCAGCACGTTGGCCATCCGCTCACCTGGTTCAAGAGCAGCTACAGCGGTGGGTCGGGCGGGGACTGCGTAGAGGTCGCCGTCAACTGGACGAAGAGCAGCTACAGCGGCAGCGACGGCGGAGACTGCGTCGAGGTCGCCACGTGCCCGTCCGCCATCCACATCAGGGACTCCAAGGATCCGGACGGGGGGACGCTGACCGTGTCGCCGGAGGCGTGGGCCTCGTTCGTGGAGTTCGCGCGGGGGTTGTGA
- a CDS encoding helix-turn-helix domain-containing protein, whose protein sequence is MKIPDQNDGPAFEEDSVNELLRSFGRQMKILREAAGLTQAELGKKLGYSESAVSAVERGARIPRPEMIESVDKVLRARGLLLTRKREIGYAHYPAFFRDAARIEEEAVEFHQYAPLIVPGMLQTEDYSRAIFRMWRPRRHDAEIEQLVAARMARHALFDRKPAPTLSFVLEESVLQRRLGGVEVLRGQLEHLLLVCDDPNVEIQVMPTRVSDHACVDGPFTLMTAQGQEQVGYLESQGYGRVIHDQETVRELAVRYGILRAQAMPPLESMQFIEKLLQGVL, encoded by the coding sequence ATGAAGATCCCAGACCAGAACGACGGACCCGCGTTCGAGGAAGACTCCGTCAACGAACTCCTCCGGTCCTTCGGCCGCCAGATGAAGATCCTCCGCGAGGCCGCCGGCCTGACCCAGGCCGAACTCGGCAAGAAACTCGGCTACTCCGAATCCGCCGTCAGCGCGGTCGAACGCGGCGCCCGCATCCCCCGCCCGGAGATGATCGAATCCGTCGACAAGGTCCTCCGCGCCCGTGGCCTCCTCCTCACCCGCAAACGCGAGATCGGCTACGCGCACTACCCCGCGTTCTTCCGCGACGCGGCACGGATCGAGGAGGAAGCCGTCGAGTTCCATCAGTACGCACCGCTGATCGTGCCCGGCATGCTCCAGACCGAGGACTACTCGCGGGCGATCTTCCGCATGTGGCGCCCTCGACGGCATGACGCGGAGATCGAGCAGTTGGTGGCGGCACGCATGGCCCGCCACGCACTCTTCGACCGCAAGCCCGCACCAACGTTGAGTTTCGTGCTGGAAGAGTCAGTGCTGCAACGTCGATTGGGCGGGGTAGAGGTACTACGTGGCCAACTCGAACACCTGCTCCTCGTCTGCGACGACCCCAACGTCGAGATCCAGGTGATGCCGACCCGCGTGAGCGACCACGCTTGTGTGGACGGCCCGTTCACGTTGATGACGGCTCAGGGCCAGGAGCAGGTCGGCTACCTGGAGAGCCAGGGCTACGGCCGAGTGATCCATGATCAGGAAACCGTCCGCGAGTTGGCCGTCCGGTATGGAATCCTGCGGGCACAGGCGATGCCGCCCCTGGAGTCGATGCAGTTCATCGAGAAGCTTCTGCAAGGAGTGCTATGA
- a CDS encoding ATP-binding protein: MTTKVPSTEKFEMCFTPTERGARLARRLAARRLEGWGYSPGGAAYDAVVLVVGELAANAVHHGHVPGRDFQLRLAAEDGVVRVEVTDTRGDRMPPERPSVPGPDAEEGRGLWIVAEVAARWGVVPRVGAPGKTVWAEVVV, from the coding sequence GTGACGACGAAAGTTCCCTCGACGGAGAAGTTCGAGATGTGTTTCACCCCGACCGAGCGTGGGGCGCGGCTGGCCAGGAGGTTGGCGGCGCGGCGGTTGGAGGGGTGGGGGTATTCGCCGGGCGGTGCGGCGTACGACGCCGTGGTGCTGGTGGTCGGCGAGCTGGCGGCGAACGCGGTGCACCACGGACACGTGCCGGGGCGTGACTTCCAGTTGCGGCTGGCGGCGGAGGACGGGGTCGTGCGGGTGGAGGTGACCGACACCCGGGGCGACCGGATGCCGCCGGAGCGGCCGAGCGTCCCCGGACCGGACGCTGAGGAGGGCCGGGGATTGTGGATCGTGGCGGAGGTGGCGGCGCGGTGGGGGGTGGTGCCGAGGGTGGGTGCGCCGGGGAAGACGGTGTGGGCGGAGGTGGTCGTGTGA
- the ndgR gene encoding IclR family transcriptional regulator NdgR → MDNTSGVGVLDKAAAVLSALESGPATLAGLVAATGLARPTAHRLAVALEHHRMVARDMQGRFILGPRLAELSAAAGEDRLLAAAGPVLTHLRDVTGESAQLYRRQGDMRICVAAAERLSGLRDTVPVGSTLPMKAGSAAQVLLAWEEPERLHRGLQGARFTATALSGVRRRGWAQSIGEREPGVASVSAPVRGPSNRVVAAVSVSGPIERLTRHPGRMHAQAVIDAAARLTDALRRNGS, encoded by the coding sequence ATGGACAACACTAGCGGCGTCGGCGTTCTCGACAAGGCGGCTGCGGTGCTCAGCGCACTGGAGTCCGGCCCGGCCACCCTGGCCGGGCTGGTCGCCGCGACCGGACTCGCCCGCCCCACTGCGCACCGCCTCGCTGTCGCGCTCGAACACCACCGCATGGTGGCCCGCGACATGCAGGGCCGTTTCATCCTCGGACCGCGCCTCGCGGAGCTTTCCGCCGCCGCGGGCGAGGACCGGCTGCTCGCTGCGGCCGGTCCGGTGCTCACGCACCTACGCGACGTGACCGGCGAGAGCGCCCAGCTCTACCGTCGCCAGGGCGACATGCGCATCTGTGTGGCCGCGGCGGAGCGGCTGTCCGGCCTGCGGGACACCGTCCCGGTGGGTTCCACGCTCCCCATGAAGGCCGGCTCCGCCGCCCAGGTCCTGCTCGCCTGGGAGGAACCCGAGCGGTTGCACCGGGGCTTGCAGGGGGCGCGATTCACCGCGACCGCGCTCTCCGGCGTCCGCCGGCGCGGCTGGGCGCAGTCCATCGGCGAACGCGAACCCGGCGTCGCCTCCGTCTCCGCGCCCGTCCGCGGCCCCTCCAACCGCGTCGTCGCGGCGGTCTCCGTCTCCGGCCCCATCGAGCGCCTCACCCGCCACCCCGGCCGCATGCACGCCCAAGCCGTCATCGACGCCGCCGCCCGCCTCACGGACGCCTTGCGCCGCAACGGCTCCTAG
- the leuC gene encoding 3-isopropylmalate dehydratase large subunit: MGRTLAEKVWDDHVVRRADGEPDLLYIDLHLLHEVTSPQAFDGLRLSGRTVRRTDLTIATEDHNTPTLDIDKPIADPVSRTQLETLRKNCAEFGVRLHPLGDVEQGVVHVVGPQLGLTQPGTTVVCGDSHTSTHGAFGALAFGIGTSQVEHVLATQTLPMAPFRTMAITVDGELPDGVTAKDLILAIIARIGTGGGQGYVIEYRGQAIEKLSMEARMTVCNMSIEAGARAGMIAPDETTFAYLEGRPHAPKGADWDAAVAYWRTLRTDEDAVFDHEVYIDAAELSPFVTWGTNPGQGAPLSASVPDPASFDDPSERLAAEKALEYMGLTAGTPLRDVAVDTVFVGSCTNGRIEDLRAAAAVLQGRKVADGVRMLVVPGSVRVALQAVEEGLDKVFTAAGAEWRHAGCSMCLGMNPDQLAPGERSASTSNRNFEGRQGKGGRTHLVSPQVAAATAVTGHLASPADLAKAPVTVEV; the protein is encoded by the coding sequence ATGGGACGGACACTCGCGGAGAAGGTCTGGGACGACCATGTCGTCCGGCGCGCCGATGGCGAGCCGGACCTTCTCTACATCGATCTGCATCTGCTGCACGAGGTGACCAGTCCGCAGGCGTTCGACGGACTGCGGCTCAGCGGGCGTACGGTCCGCCGGACCGACCTGACCATCGCGACCGAGGACCACAACACCCCGACGCTCGACATCGACAAGCCGATCGCCGACCCGGTCTCCCGCACCCAGTTGGAGACGCTGCGCAAGAACTGCGCGGAGTTCGGGGTGCGGCTGCACCCGCTCGGTGACGTCGAGCAGGGCGTGGTGCACGTGGTCGGTCCGCAGTTGGGGCTGACCCAGCCGGGCACCACGGTGGTCTGCGGCGACAGCCACACCTCCACGCACGGCGCGTTCGGCGCGCTCGCCTTCGGCATCGGCACCAGCCAGGTCGAGCACGTGCTGGCCACCCAGACGCTGCCGATGGCGCCGTTCAGGACCATGGCGATCACCGTCGACGGCGAGCTGCCGGACGGCGTCACCGCCAAGGACCTGATCCTGGCGATCATCGCCCGGATCGGCACCGGCGGCGGCCAGGGGTACGTGATCGAATACCGCGGCCAGGCCATCGAGAAGCTCTCGATGGAGGCCCGGATGACCGTGTGCAACATGTCCATCGAGGCGGGCGCCCGGGCCGGCATGATCGCGCCGGACGAGACCACGTTCGCCTACCTGGAAGGGCGCCCGCACGCGCCCAAGGGCGCCGACTGGGACGCCGCGGTGGCGTACTGGAGGACGCTGCGCACCGACGAGGACGCCGTCTTCGACCACGAGGTCTACATCGACGCCGCCGAGCTGTCCCCGTTCGTGACCTGGGGCACCAACCCGGGCCAGGGCGCGCCGCTGTCGGCCTCGGTGCCCGACCCGGCCTCGTTCGACGACCCCAGCGAGCGGCTGGCCGCCGAGAAGGCGCTGGAATACATGGGGCTGACCGCGGGGACGCCGCTGCGCGACGTCGCGGTGGACACCGTCTTCGTCGGATCGTGCACCAACGGCCGGATCGAGGACCTGCGGGCCGCCGCCGCGGTGCTTCAGGGGCGCAAGGTCGCCGACGGGGTGCGGATGCTGGTGGTCCCCGGCTCGGTACGGGTGGCGCTCCAGGCCGTCGAGGAGGGGCTGGACAAGGTGTTCACCGCGGCCGGCGCCGAATGGCGGCACGCGGGTTGCTCGATGTGCCTGGGCATGAACCCGGACCAACTGGCGCCCGGCGAGCGTTCCGCCTCCACCTCCAACCGCAACTTCGAGGGGCGGCAGGGCAAGGGCGGACGCACCCACCTGGTCTCCCCGCAGGTCGCCGCGGCCACCGCGGTCACCGGCCACCTGGCGTCCCCGGCCGACCTGGCCAAAGCCCCTGTCACCGTGGAGGTCTGA
- the leuD gene encoding 3-isopropylmalate dehydratase small subunit — protein sequence MEAFTTHTGRAVPLRRGNVDTDQIIPAHWLKKVTRNGFEDGLFEAWRKDESFVLNAPERQGATVLVAGPDFGTGSSREHAVWALQNYGFKTVLSSRFADIFRGNSLKNGLLTVVLPQDVIERLWKLTESDPAAEITVDLVAREVRAEGVTASFELDDNARWRLLEGLDDISLTLRHEPEIAAYEARRPAFKPTTVQV from the coding sequence ATGGAAGCGTTCACCACCCACACCGGCCGGGCGGTCCCGCTGCGCCGCGGCAACGTCGACACCGACCAGATCATCCCGGCCCACTGGCTGAAGAAGGTCACCCGCAACGGCTTCGAGGACGGGCTGTTCGAGGCGTGGCGCAAGGACGAGTCGTTCGTGCTCAACGCCCCGGAACGGCAGGGTGCCACCGTCCTGGTGGCCGGACCCGACTTCGGCACCGGCTCCTCGCGTGAGCACGCGGTGTGGGCGTTGCAGAACTACGGCTTCAAGACCGTGCTGTCGTCCCGCTTCGCCGACATCTTCCGCGGCAACTCCCTCAAGAACGGCCTGCTCACCGTGGTGCTGCCGCAGGACGTGATCGAGCGGCTGTGGAAACTGACCGAGTCCGACCCGGCCGCGGAGATCACCGTCGACCTGGTGGCGAGGGAAGTTCGCGCAGAAGGCGTAACCGCTTCCTTCGAACTCGACGACAATGCCCGCTGGCGGCTGCTGGAGGGGCTGGACGACATCAGCCTCACCCTGCGCCACGAGCCCGAAATCGCCGCCTACGAGGCACGACGCCCGGCGTTCAAGCCGACCACCGTCCAGGTCTGA
- a CDS encoding SCO5555 family protein translates to MDGNDQLALYRIVADRLKQAHSRVRSLQVSEDVRVVLTRKLLVITAAAKHDVAGAARRLDRLMRDLEEGRFPDDGTP, encoded by the coding sequence ATGGACGGCAACGATCAACTCGCGCTCTACCGGATCGTCGCCGACCGCCTCAAGCAGGCGCACAGCAGGGTGCGCTCGCTGCAAGTCTCCGAGGACGTACGGGTGGTGCTGACCCGCAAGCTGCTCGTGATCACCGCCGCGGCCAAGCACGACGTGGCCGGTGCCGCGCGCCGGTTGGACCGTCTCATGCGGGACCTCGAGGAAGGCCGATTCCCCGACGACGGAACTCCCTG